In a genomic window of Halalkalicoccus sp. CG83:
- a CDS encoding NYN domain-containing protein: protein MIERVRAALRRLDPRSGRSRVERVGLLVDGPNVLREEFDVDLDDVRAAGLEEGTLVTTRLYLDEHATPGLIQAAEARGFEVVVTSGDVDVKLAIDATELVYTDAIDVLAVVSRDTDFKPVLEKAARRGVRTLAVAPGSYGRSDALRNAAQDAITLGE from the coding sequence ATGATCGAGCGTGTACGGGCCGCTCTGCGCCGGCTCGACCCGCGATCCGGTCGGAGCCGGGTCGAGCGGGTCGGGCTGCTCGTGGACGGGCCGAACGTGCTTCGCGAGGAGTTCGACGTCGACCTCGACGACGTACGGGCGGCGGGCCTCGAGGAGGGGACGCTCGTAACGACGCGGCTCTACCTCGACGAGCACGCCACGCCCGGGCTGATCCAGGCCGCCGAGGCGCGCGGGTTCGAGGTCGTCGTCACCAGCGGCGACGTCGACGTGAAGCTCGCGATCGACGCCACGGAACTCGTCTACACCGACGCGATCGACGTGCTCGCGGTCGTCTCGCGCGACACCGACTTCAAGCCCGTCCTCGAGAAGGCCGCCAGACGGGGGGTCCGGACGCTCGCGGTCGCGCCCGGCAGCTACGGCCGATCGGACGCGCTCCGGAACGCCGCCCAGGACGCGATCACCCTCGGCGAGTGA
- a CDS encoding AAC(3) family N-acetyltransferase has product MGHYVLDPGRDSAVETVARTARKGYQRGRTLRNRAVMVARRKRLDGTIGRVSEHEFDRVLDRYADEDVAFVHVGLSDVKRAFGRDPYEFLLDRLDRRFESILVPGFTPMFRSVDGGVYHKQYSQPKFGTFARLFLEDCDYRTDDPTNSILVRGPYRFDDCDQFDTWSEEGCFARLDRENVLYLNVGTDWLRSSQIHYIENRLDVPYVETAEYEGVIYRDEDDHETVHHRSHEYTMPVTWNREKIRNDLEEWGVLDSYDLDGLTVFAFRARELRDALAREILADPYYLVT; this is encoded by the coding sequence ATGGGGCATTACGTACTGGATCCGGGGAGGGATTCGGCGGTCGAGACGGTAGCCCGGACCGCACGGAAGGGGTACCAGCGGGGCCGGACGCTCCGCAACCGCGCCGTCATGGTCGCGCGGCGAAAACGCCTCGACGGGACGATCGGTCGCGTCTCCGAGCACGAGTTCGACCGGGTGTTGGATCGGTACGCCGACGAGGACGTCGCGTTCGTCCACGTCGGGCTGAGCGACGTCAAACGGGCGTTCGGGCGTGATCCGTACGAGTTCCTTCTGGATCGGCTGGACCGCCGGTTCGAGTCGATCCTCGTGCCGGGCTTTACGCCGATGTTCCGGTCGGTGGACGGAGGCGTCTATCACAAGCAGTACTCCCAGCCGAAGTTCGGCACCTTCGCGCGGCTGTTCCTCGAGGACTGTGACTACCGCACCGACGACCCGACGAACTCGATCCTCGTCCGTGGCCCCTACCGGTTCGACGACTGCGACCAGTTCGACACCTGGTCCGAGGAGGGCTGTTTCGCCAGACTCGACCGCGAGAACGTCCTCTATCTGAACGTCGGCACCGACTGGCTCCGCTCCTCACAGATCCACTACATCGAGAACCGTCTCGACGTCCCCTACGTAGAGACCGCGGAGTACGAGGGCGTGATCTACCGCGACGAGGACGACCACGAGACCGTCCACCATCGCTCGCACGAGTACACCATGCCGGTCACGTGGAACCGGGAGAAGATCCGGAACGACCTCGAGGAGTGGGGCGTCCTCGACAGCTACGACCTCGACGGGCTGACGGTGTTCGCCTTCCGCGCCCGCGAACTGCGCGATGCGCTGGCTCGGGAGATCCTCGCGGACCCGTACTACCTGGTGACCTGA
- the hmgB gene encoding hydroxymethylglutaryl-CoA synthase, with protein sequence MTEVGIDAIEIRTGKLRLDLPGTFAPAQGEDPGKYTKGLGLNASSFPDSYEDIVTMGANAAHRLMEREGLEPEDVGRIDVATESSFDNSKPVSTYIAGCLEQVYEGKFSHANKGERKFACVAGTQSIDDAYNWIRAGRNRGRSALVIATDTALYARDDPGEATQGAGAVAMLISEDPDLVSLSTEQGYGSADETDFLKPNQQFPAVDGKRSVQVYLARMREALQDFESVADRTHSDDFAYIPFHTPFPGMVRKAALFGYRHMIRDTSIEDDLAEEIGRQPREEAFEDEEEYEDALREYMDGLKETDAYREWYDRIVEPTLTISREVGNWYTGSVHLARASALRTAVEEGRDLTGERLLVGSYGSGAQAEIHAETVQDDWREKIEGMAASLDEQLAGRYDLSYEEYERVHDVHNHAIELDGDIEELTVPDEEFVFEGWGRMGERKYRFVE encoded by the coding sequence ATGACCGAGGTCGGCATCGACGCCATTGAGATCAGGACCGGAAAGCTCCGGCTCGACCTGCCGGGAACGTTCGCGCCGGCACAGGGCGAGGATCCCGGGAAGTACACGAAGGGGCTCGGACTCAACGCGAGCTCCTTCCCCGACAGCTACGAGGACATCGTCACGATGGGCGCGAACGCCGCCCATCGGCTGATGGAGCGCGAGGGGCTCGAACCCGAGGACGTCGGTCGGATCGACGTCGCCACCGAGAGCTCCTTCGACAACTCGAAGCCCGTCTCCACGTACATCGCGGGCTGTCTCGAACAGGTCTACGAGGGGAAGTTCAGCCACGCGAACAAGGGCGAGCGGAAGTTCGCCTGCGTCGCGGGCACCCAGTCGATCGACGACGCCTACAACTGGATCAGGGCCGGACGTAACCGAGGGCGGTCGGCGCTCGTGATCGCGACCGACACCGCGCTCTACGCCCGGGACGATCCCGGCGAGGCGACCCAGGGCGCGGGCGCCGTCGCGATGCTCATCTCCGAGGACCCCGACCTGGTCTCGCTCTCGACCGAGCAGGGCTACGGGAGCGCCGACGAGACCGACTTCCTGAAGCCCAACCAGCAGTTCCCCGCGGTCGACGGCAAGCGATCGGTACAGGTCTATCTCGCGCGCATGCGCGAGGCGCTCCAGGACTTCGAGAGCGTCGCGGACCGGACCCATTCCGACGATTTCGCGTACATCCCCTTCCACACGCCGTTCCCGGGGATGGTGCGGAAGGCCGCGCTGTTCGGCTATCGCCACATGATCCGCGATACGTCGATCGAGGACGACCTCGCGGAGGAGATCGGTCGCCAGCCCCGCGAGGAGGCGTTCGAGGACGAGGAGGAGTACGAGGACGCCCTGCGGGAGTACATGGACGGTCTGAAGGAGACCGATGCCTATCGGGAGTGGTACGACCGGATCGTCGAGCCCACGCTCACCATCTCCCGGGAGGTCGGCAACTGGTACACCGGCTCGGTCCACCTCGCGCGCGCGAGCGCGCTCAGAACCGCCGTCGAGGAGGGACGCGACCTGACCGGCGAGCGCCTGCTGGTCGGCTCGTACGGCAGCGGCGCGCAGGCCGAGATCCACGCCGAGACGGTTCAGGACGACTGGCGTGAGAAGATCGAGGGGATGGCGGCGAGCCTCGACGAGCAACTCGCGGGACGGTACGACCTCTCGTACGAGGAGTACGAGCGCGTCCACGACGTCCACAACCACGCGATCGAGCTCGACGGCGATATCGAGGAGCTCACCGTTCCCGACGAGGAGTTCGTCTTCGAGGGCTGGGGTCGGATGGGCGAGCGGAAGTACCGGTTCGTCGAATAG
- the nikR gene encoding nickel-responsive transcriptional regulator NikR → MTVVSVSMPEELLERIDEFSEDHGYTGRSEVIREASRNLLGEFQDRELEGHDLMGVITVLFNYETTSVEERMMRLRHEHESLVTSNFHSHVGDTYCMELFILEGSLEEISSFVGKVRATSDILTVDYSVIPVDDFMAALSRS, encoded by the coding sequence ATGACAGTCGTCAGCGTCTCGATGCCGGAGGAACTGCTCGAGCGGATCGATGAGTTCTCGGAGGACCACGGCTACACCGGCCGCAGCGAGGTGATCCGGGAGGCCTCGCGCAACCTGCTCGGGGAGTTCCAGGACCGCGAACTCGAGGGTCACGACCTGATGGGCGTGATCACGGTACTGTTCAACTACGAGACCACGAGCGTCGAGGAACGGATGATGCGGCTTCGCCACGAACACGAGTCGCTCGTCACCTCGAACTTCCACAGCCACGTCGGCGACACCTACTGCATGGAGCTGTTCATCCTCGAGGGATCGCTCGAGGAGATCTCCTCGTTCGTGGGCAAGGTCCGTGCGACCAGCGACATCCTCACCGTCGACTACTCCGTGATCCCCGTCGACGACTTCATGGCGGCGCTGTCCCGATCGTAG
- the gcvH gene encoding glycine cleavage system protein GcvH: protein MSFDVPDGLYYLESHEWIDPESGRVGITDFAQDELGDVVFVELPAEGDELEREGELGVIESIKAVSDLYSPVGGTVTGVNETLFDRPELVNDDPFGEGWMLELEFDEDDLDDLLDAEAYREQIG, encoded by the coding sequence GTGAGCTTCGACGTACCCGACGGTCTGTACTACCTGGAATCGCACGAGTGGATCGACCCCGAGAGCGGGCGGGTGGGGATCACCGACTTCGCCCAGGACGAGCTCGGCGACGTGGTGTTCGTCGAGCTCCCCGCCGAGGGCGACGAGCTCGAACGGGAGGGGGAGCTCGGCGTCATCGAGTCGATCAAGGCGGTCTCCGACCTCTACTCACCGGTCGGTGGCACCGTCACCGGCGTGAACGAGACGCTGTTCGACCGGCCCGAACTGGTCAACGACGACCCGTTCGGCGAGGGCTGGATGCTCGAACTCGAGTTCGACGAGGACGACCTCGACGACCTGCTCGACGCCGAGGCGTACCGCGAGCAGATCGGGTGA
- the gcvPB gene encoding aminomethyl-transferring glycine dehydrogenase subunit GcvPB — protein MTFHYDQARWTDDESEGYEPLLSEKDETTVGTDDVPLPDDLKRDSLSLPELSEPELARHYTRLSQMNYGVESGPYPLGSCTMKYNPKFTEDVAAHPAATVHPDRSAGSVQGTLELYHRLEEQLARIGGMDAVTLQPPAGAAGEFVGILVAKAYHEANGDDRSEVVIPDAAHGTNFASAAMGGYDVVELPSADDGRVDLDALEAALSEETAALMLTNPNTLGLFERDIEEIAGMVHDVGGLLYYDGANLNALLGRARPGDMGFDLMHYNVHKTFATPHGGGGPGAGPVGVAERLVEFLPSPRVREAESGYELFEPERSVGKVHGFYGNWLVLIKAYAYIARLGDEGLADASAKAVLNANYLASQIDYEVPYGPFHHEFVASADDQDAADVAKRMLDHGVHPPTTKWPELVSEALMTEPTEVENRRSLDQLAAAFNAVADEESEALSSAPERTSARRIDQTEAARDLRLSWHALDG, from the coding sequence ATGACGTTCCACTACGACCAGGCGCGCTGGACCGACGACGAGAGCGAGGGCTACGAGCCGCTGCTCTCGGAGAAGGACGAAACGACCGTCGGAACGGACGACGTTCCGTTGCCCGACGACCTGAAGCGCGACTCGCTCTCGCTACCAGAACTCAGCGAACCCGAACTCGCGCGCCACTACACGCGGCTCTCGCAGATGAACTACGGCGTCGAGTCGGGACCCTATCCGCTCGGTAGCTGTACGATGAAGTACAACCCCAAGTTCACCGAGGACGTCGCCGCCCACCCCGCCGCGACGGTCCACCCCGACCGCTCGGCGGGAAGCGTCCAGGGCACCCTCGAGCTCTACCACCGGCTCGAGGAACAGCTCGCGCGGATCGGCGGGATGGACGCCGTGACGCTCCAGCCGCCCGCCGGCGCGGCAGGCGAGTTCGTTGGCATCCTCGTCGCGAAGGCGTACCACGAGGCGAACGGCGACGACCGAAGCGAGGTCGTGATCCCCGATGCCGCCCACGGGACGAACTTCGCGAGCGCCGCGATGGGCGGCTACGACGTAGTCGAACTGCCCTCGGCCGACGACGGCCGGGTCGACCTCGACGCGCTCGAGGCCGCCCTCTCCGAGGAGACCGCCGCGCTGATGCTCACCAACCCCAATACTCTGGGATTATTCGAGCGCGACATCGAGGAGATCGCGGGGATGGTCCACGACGTCGGCGGACTGCTCTACTACGACGGCGCGAACCTCAACGCCCTTCTGGGGAGAGCGCGCCCCGGCGACATGGGCTTCGACCTCATGCACTACAACGTCCACAAGACGTTCGCGACGCCCCACGGCGGCGGCGGCCCCGGCGCCGGCCCCGTCGGCGTGGCCGAGCGACTCGTCGAGTTCCTGCCGAGCCCGCGCGTACGCGAGGCGGAATCCGGATACGAGCTGTTCGAGCCCGAGCGGTCGGTGGGGAAGGTCCACGGCTTCTACGGCAACTGGCTCGTGTTGATCAAGGCCTACGCCTACATCGCCCGGCTGGGCGACGAGGGGCTCGCCGACGCGAGCGCGAAGGCCGTCCTCAACGCGAACTACCTCGCGAGCCAGATCGACTACGAGGTGCCCTATGGACCGTTCCACCACGAGTTCGTCGCTAGCGCGGACGATCAGGACGCCGCGGACGTCGCGAAACGGATGCTCGATCACGGCGTCCACCCGCCGACGACGAAGTGGCCGGAGCTCGTGAGTGAGGCGCTGATGACCGAGCCGACCGAGGTCGAGAACCGTCGGTCGCTCGACCAGCTCGCCGCGGCGTTCAACGCGGTCGCCGACGAGGAGAGCGAGGCGCTGTCCTCGGCCCCCGAGCGGACGAGCGCCCGTCGGATCGATCAGACCGAGGCGGCGAGGGACCTGCGGCTCTCGTGGCACGCGCTCGACGGTTGA
- a CDS encoding DUF2150 family protein: MSTPPEAYYSEERWQNWIDRLKDEEIDPEDEDSARLLLNLQDDTAIAIAKIVNAAEDGHLEQEEALKEIADVRDIVLADVEVEDEETAFLIDGVQTSLVCVFAAAEEYLVRGAPDEADLPEYVRAAADAEAEEDFDAALSYCAQAGARIIDGDDLDVSVAEEIEYGLVAEWVNGLDSLQSAVRDPEVVEEDE; encoded by the coding sequence ATGAGCACCCCGCCCGAAGCGTACTACTCCGAGGAACGCTGGCAGAACTGGATCGACCGGCTGAAGGACGAGGAGATCGACCCCGAGGACGAGGACTCGGCGCGACTGCTGTTGAACCTGCAGGACGACACCGCGATCGCGATCGCGAAGATCGTCAACGCCGCCGAGGACGGCCACCTCGAACAGGAGGAGGCACTCAAGGAGATCGCGGACGTCCGCGACATCGTCCTGGCGGACGTCGAGGTCGAGGACGAGGAGACCGCCTTCCTCATCGACGGCGTCCAGACCAGCCTGGTCTGCGTCTTCGCCGCCGCCGAGGAGTACCTCGTGCGCGGCGCGCCCGACGAGGCCGACCTGCCCGAGTACGTCCGCGCCGCGGCCGACGCCGAGGCCGAGGAGGACTTCGACGCCGCCCTCTCCTACTGCGCGCAGGCGGGCGCCCGGATCATCGACGGCGACGACCTCGACGTGAGCGTCGCCGAGGAGATCGAGTACGGCCTCGTCGCGGAGTGGGTCAACGGCCTCGACAGCCTCCAGAGCGCGGTGCGCGATCCGGAGGTCGTCGAGGAGGACGAGTAG
- the gcvPA gene encoding aminomethyl-transferring glycine dehydrogenase subunit GcvPA produces MSSRNEDRGSPFAPHTTDETAAMLEAIGAETVEALFDIPDPVRFDGEFDIDPRGEREIRTELRHLLGRNDDLVEFLGRGHYDHYVPSLVDHLADRSEFLTSYTQYQPEITQGFLQVLFEYQSMLVELTGLEIANCSMYDAATALGEAATLAARVRETDGHRVLVPDLLREERRSVLENYVAGAGLTVESYPSDDANADLDALDETIDEDCVMVYAESPTVRGTIEERLGEIGESADENDALFVLGSDPVALSVLEAPGEIGADVVIGDAATLGLGASYGMGLGLFATREEFVRQVPGRLVGASTDAHGKRAYTLTLQTREQHIRRERATSNICTNQAWVALRTAIHAATLGPSGLVDLARDCLEWPADLADRLDAIDGVRAPVHDRHHFREFVARTDQPAPAVVGDLESKGFAVHAVDDHLVQLCVTETNADRVDALVTAFREAAR; encoded by the coding sequence ATGAGTTCACGAAACGAAGACCGCGGTAGCCCGTTCGCGCCGCACACGACCGACGAGACGGCCGCGATGCTTGAGGCGATCGGTGCCGAGACCGTCGAGGCGCTGTTCGATATTCCCGATCCGGTGCGATTCGACGGCGAGTTCGACATCGATCCCCGAGGCGAACGCGAGATTCGAACGGAGCTTCGCCACCTGCTCGGCCGGAACGACGACCTGGTCGAGTTCCTCGGGCGCGGTCACTACGATCACTACGTGCCGTCGCTGGTCGACCACCTCGCCGATCGCTCCGAGTTCCTCACCAGCTACACGCAGTACCAGCCCGAGATCACCCAGGGCTTCCTCCAGGTGCTCTTCGAGTACCAGTCGATGCTCGTCGAGCTCACGGGGTTGGAGATCGCGAACTGCTCGATGTACGACGCCGCGACCGCGCTCGGCGAGGCAGCGACGCTCGCCGCCCGGGTGCGCGAGACCGACGGCCACCGCGTGCTCGTCCCCGACCTGCTGCGCGAGGAACGGCGTTCCGTCCTCGAGAACTACGTCGCGGGCGCCGGCCTCACCGTCGAGAGCTACCCCTCCGACGACGCGAACGCCGACCTCGACGCGCTCGACGAGACGATCGACGAGGACTGCGTGATGGTCTACGCCGAGAGCCCCACGGTTCGAGGGACGATCGAGGAGCGACTCGGCGAGATCGGCGAGTCCGCGGACGAGAACGACGCGCTGTTCGTCCTCGGCTCCGATCCGGTGGCGTTGTCGGTGCTCGAGGCTCCCGGGGAGATCGGTGCCGACGTCGTGATCGGCGATGCGGCCACGCTGGGGCTGGGAGCGAGCTACGGGATGGGGCTCGGCCTCTTCGCCACCCGCGAGGAGTTCGTCCGTCAGGTCCCCGGCCGGCTGGTCGGCGCGAGCACCGACGCTCACGGGAAACGCGCCTACACGCTGACGCTCCAGACGCGCGAACAGCACATCCGTCGCGAACGCGCGACCTCGAACATCTGTACGAACCAGGCGTGGGTCGCGCTGCGGACGGCGATCCACGCCGCCACGCTCGGCCCGTCCGGACTCGTGGACCTCGCGCGCGACTGCCTCGAGTGGCCCGCCGACCTCGCCGACCGTCTCGACGCGATCGACGGCGTGCGGGCGCCGGTCCACGACCGTCACCACTTCCGGGAGTTCGTCGCCCGTACCGACCAGCCCGCACCCGCCGTCGTCGGGGACCTCGAGTCGAAGGGCTTTGCGGTCCACGCGGTCGACGACCATCTCGTCCAGCTCTGCGTGACCGAGACCAACGCCGATCGGGTCGATGCGCTCGTCACCGCGTTCAGGGAGGCAGCGCGATGA
- the gcvT gene encoding glycine cleavage system aminomethyltransferase GcvT, whose protein sequence is MSLRTPPLSDVHEDRGAKTTEFGGWEMPVEFDSIREEHEAVREEVGIFDVSHMGEIEVSGPDAAALLQGLTTNDVESLSVGRAQYSMITDEEGTILDDTVIYRLDDEEFLFIPNAGHDQEMYDRWEDHRGEWDLDCDVENRTEGWAMFAVQGPDAEDLVAEAAGEEAREVGRFALSRMAVAGADCLLARTGYTGEDGFEVLAPSDDAVAVWREFDCQPCGLGARDTLRIEAGFLLSGQDFHPEENPRNPYEARVGFAVDLDTEFVGRDALARVNDEGPEELFVGLRLLERGVPRHGYEILAPAATAASDRAGGHVDDQPIGEVTSGTMSPTLGEPIGLGYVPAEYAEAGTEVAVRIRGDAKRARIETPGFLED, encoded by the coding sequence ATGTCGCTTCGGACACCGCCGCTCTCCGACGTTCACGAGGACCGCGGCGCGAAGACAACCGAGTTCGGCGGGTGGGAGATGCCCGTCGAGTTCGACTCCATCCGCGAGGAGCACGAGGCCGTCCGCGAGGAGGTAGGGATCTTCGACGTCTCGCACATGGGCGAGATCGAGGTCTCCGGCCCGGACGCCGCGGCGCTGCTCCAGGGGCTCACCACCAACGACGTCGAGTCGCTTTCGGTCGGCCGCGCACAGTACTCGATGATCACCGACGAGGAGGGGACGATCCTCGACGACACCGTGATCTACCGGCTCGACGACGAGGAGTTCCTCTTCATCCCGAACGCGGGCCACGACCAGGAGATGTACGACCGGTGGGAGGACCACCGCGGGGAGTGGGACCTCGACTGTGACGTCGAGAACCGGACGGAGGGATGGGCGATGTTCGCCGTCCAGGGACCCGATGCGGAGGACCTCGTGGCGGAGGCGGCCGGCGAGGAGGCGCGCGAGGTCGGTCGGTTCGCGCTCTCCCGAATGGCGGTCGCCGGCGCGGACTGTCTGCTCGCGCGGACGGGCTACACCGGCGAGGACGGCTTCGAGGTGCTCGCGCCGTCGGACGACGCCGTGGCGGTCTGGAGGGAGTTCGACTGCCAGCCCTGCGGGCTCGGTGCGCGCGATACGCTCCGCATCGAGGCCGGGTTCCTGCTCTCGGGACAGGACTTCCACCCCGAAGAGAACCCCCGCAACCCCTACGAGGCGCGCGTCGGCTTCGCGGTCGACCTCGACACCGAGTTCGTCGGGCGCGACGCGCTCGCGCGGGTGAACGACGAGGGTCCCGAGGAGCTGTTCGTGGGCCTTCGTCTCCTCGAACGGGGCGTCCCCCGTCACGGCTACGAGATTCTCGCTCCGGCGGCTACCGCCGCCTCCGATCGTGCCGGCGGGCACGTCGACGACCAGCCGATCGGCGAGGTCACCAGCGGGACGATGAGCCCGACGCTCGGCGAGCCGATCGGGCTGGGTTACGTCCCCGCCGAGTACGCGGAGGCGGGCACGGAGGTCGCGGTGCGGATCCGCGGCGACGCGAAAAGGGCAAGAATTGAGACCCCCGGATTCCTGGAGGACTAA
- the thiC gene encoding phosphomethylpyrimidine synthase ThiC, with translation MARTQLQRARAGEVTPAMERIADRENRVPAFVRRQIAEGQAVVPNNHHHDALDPMVIGREFATKVNANIGNSDAASDVQEELEKLHAAVHYGADTVMDLSTGRKLDTIREANVTHSPVPIGTVPIYEAVTRVENPEEITRELLLEIIEKQARQGVDYMTIHAGVLMEHLPLTDGRKTGIVSRGGSILAQWIEENGMQNPLYTGFEEICEIFAEYDVTFSLGDGLRPGCLADAGDEAQFAELETLGELTRAAWDRGVQVMVEGPGHVPMDEVAANVERQQQVCDGAPFYVLGPLVTDVAPGYDHITSAIGAAEAGRAGAAMLCYVTPKEHLGLPDREDVRDGLAAYRIAAHAADVANGLPGARDWDDALSEARYEFDWRRQFDLALDPERAREFHDQTLPGDNYKEARFCSMCGVEFCSMRIDQDARDADGEMEAIDHETDLEASDAASVNLPPVGTHDMDDLPDEIEINGITFTPESSADD, from the coding sequence ATGGCACGAACCCAGCTGCAGCGGGCGCGAGCGGGCGAAGTGACGCCTGCGATGGAGCGGATCGCCGACCGCGAAAACCGAGTGCCGGCGTTCGTCCGCCGACAGATCGCCGAGGGCCAAGCGGTCGTCCCGAACAACCACCACCACGACGCGCTCGATCCGATGGTGATCGGCCGGGAGTTCGCGACGAAGGTGAACGCCAACATCGGCAACAGCGACGCTGCCAGTGACGTCCAGGAGGAACTCGAGAAGCTCCACGCGGCCGTCCACTACGGCGCCGATACGGTCATGGATCTCTCGACGGGACGGAAGCTCGATACGATCCGGGAGGCGAACGTCACCCACTCCCCGGTCCCGATCGGGACCGTACCGATCTACGAGGCGGTCACACGGGTCGAGAACCCCGAGGAGATCACCCGTGAACTCCTGCTCGAAATCATCGAAAAGCAGGCCCGACAGGGCGTCGATTACATGACCATTCATGCAGGAGTTCTGATGGAACACCTGCCGCTGACGGATGGTCGGAAAACCGGAATCGTCTCTCGAGGCGGCTCGATCCTCGCACAGTGGATCGAGGAGAACGGCATGCAGAACCCACTATACACCGGGTTCGAGGAGATCTGTGAGATCTTCGCCGAGTACGACGTGACGTTCTCGCTGGGCGACGGCCTTCGTCCGGGCTGTCTGGCCGACGCGGGTGATGAAGCACAGTTCGCCGAACTCGAGACGCTCGGCGAGCTCACCCGAGCCGCATGGGACCGGGGCGTCCAGGTAATGGTCGAGGGACCCGGCCACGTCCCCATGGACGAGGTGGCCGCCAACGTCGAACGACAGCAACAGGTCTGTGACGGCGCTCCCTTCTACGTCCTCGGACCGCTCGTCACCGACGTCGCCCCCGGCTATGATCACATCACCAGCGCGATCGGTGCCGCCGAAGCCGGGCGGGCCGGCGCGGCCATGCTCTGTTACGTCACGCCGAAGGAACATCTCGGCCTCCCCGACCGGGAGGACGTCCGGGACGGCCTCGCGGCCTACCGAATCGCGGCTCATGCGGCCGATGTCGCCAACGGCCTTCCCGGCGCCCGCGATTGGGACGACGCGCTCTCGGAGGCGCGCTACGAGTTCGACTGGCGCCGGCAGTTCGATCTCGCGCTCGACCCTGAACGCGCCCGCGAGTTTCACGATCAGACGCTGCCGGGAGACAACTACAAGGAGGCCCGGTTCTGCTCGATGTGTGGCGTCGAGTTCTGCTCGATGCGGATCGATCAGGACGCACGTGACGCCGACGGCGAGATGGAGGCGATCGACCACGAGACGGATCTCGAGGCGTCCGACGCGGCGAGCGTGAACCTCCCGCCGGTCGGAACCCACGATATGGACGATCTCCCTGACGAGATCGAGATAAACGGGATCACCTTCACGCCGGAGTCCTCGGCGGACGACTGA
- a CDS encoding TatD family hydrolase yields MEPILDNHMHLDPDHGRGVEAVEEFARLGGTHLLVVNKPSWHLGPLPESGTDFEHVFETTLGAVAAANDVLDGRAWPVLGVHPGLVSPLVADGRAPEEAGGIMRAGLDLAGEYVADGRALALKSGRPHYEVSDEVWDASNAVLDHALALGAEHDCVVQLHTEASEDLSGIAERAEDRGLPAHRVVKHYAGGRLRGPTPSVIGRKEELERAAESGEPFLMETDFIDDPDRPGAVLGPKTVPRRVRWLREEGHEAAIRTAHVETPERVYGIDTIETLDG; encoded by the coding sequence ATGGAGCCGATCCTCGACAACCACATGCATCTCGACCCCGATCACGGCCGGGGCGTCGAGGCCGTAGAGGAGTTCGCCCGTCTCGGCGGTACCCACCTGCTCGTGGTGAACAAACCCTCCTGGCACCTCGGCCCGCTCCCCGAATCGGGGACCGACTTCGAGCACGTCTTCGAGACCACGCTCGGGGCGGTCGCGGCGGCGAACGACGTCCTCGACGGCAGGGCGTGGCCCGTCCTCGGCGTCCATCCGGGACTCGTTTCGCCGCTCGTCGCGGACGGCCGGGCGCCCGAGGAGGCGGGCGGGATCATGCGTGCAGGGCTGGATCTCGCTGGCGAGTACGTCGCCGACGGGCGCGCGCTCGCGTTGAAGTCGGGTCGACCTCATTACGAGGTGAGCGACGAGGTATGGGACGCCTCGAACGCGGTGCTCGATCACGCCCTGGCGCTTGGCGCCGAGCACGACTGCGTCGTCCAGCTCCACACGGAGGCGAGCGAGGACCTGAGCGGGATCGCCGAGCGGGCGGAGGACCGCGGTCTGCCCGCCCACCGCGTGGTGAAACACTACGCCGGCGGCAGGCTCCGTGGACCGACCCCGAGCGTGATCGGCCGGAAGGAGGAACTCGAACGGGCGGCCGAGTCGGGCGAGCCGTTCCTGATGGAGACGGACTTCATCGACGACCCCGATCGGCCGGGGGCGGTGCTCGGCCCGAAGACGGTACCCCGACGGGTCCGGTGGCTCCGCGAGGAGGGCCACGAGGCGGCGATCCGGACGGCACACGTCGAGACGCCCGAGCGCGTCTACGGGATCGATACGATCGAAACCCTTGACGGCTAG